CGCGCTGCGGGCGGCGGCGGTCAGCGCCAGGGCTGCGGCACCGAAGCCGAGCAGGACCGTCACGAGGGGGCGGCGGGGGACGATGTCGCCGAGTGGGACGACGAGGACCAGGGCGAGGACGTAGCCCGACTGCCCGACGGCAACGAGGTGGTCGGCGGCATGCGGGCCGAGGGAGCGAGGGAGCGAGGCGGTCACCGTGCTGACCGACGGTTTCGTACCGGACGAGGTGTACGAGAGGGCGGCTGAGCACTTCGAGGAGGCGGAGCTGGCGCAGTTGATCGCCGCGATCACGGTGATCAACGCCTGGAACCGGTTCGGTGTCACCACGCGGGCTGTGCCGGGGCACTACACACCGGGGCAGTTCGCGCACTGAGCGGCCTGAGCGGACTGCGGGCACGGGGCCGAGGACAAGCCGGGGACACGGGGGTGCTCCGGCCTATCCTGGCGTCGTGGCCGACGACCGTCTCACAGCGGAGAGCACCTCATGAAGATCCATCTGACCAGTGTCTTCGTCGATGACCAGGCCAGGGCGCTGAGCTTCTACACCGAGATCCTGGGCTTCGTGAAGAAGCACGACGTCCTGGTGGGCGCGCAGGACCGGTGGCTGACCGTCGTATCGCCCGACGAGCCGGGCGGCACCGAACTCCTTCTGGAACCGGCACGCCACCCGGCCGCCAGGACCTACCGCGACGCACTGGTCAAGGACGGCATCCCGCTCGCACAGTTCGCCGTTGACGATGTCCGGGCGGAGTACGAGCGCCTGTGCGGCCTCGGCGTGCGGTTCACCCAGGAGCCCGCGGAGATGGGACCCGTCACCGTCGCCGTGTTCGACGACACCTGCGGAAACCTGATCCAGCTCGCTACCAAGCCGCAGTAGCCGTCCTCGTGCGGGCGGGCGAGCCCGGGACAGTGGGAGTTGGCCCAGGTCCGCCCGCTCGCACGCAGACGGCCGCTACTTCTTCGGGAGCCATGCCTTCCAAGTGGCCTCGTTCTCCTTGACCCACTTCTCAGCCGCCGCCTCCGGCGCCATCTTCTGGTCCGCGATCATCAGCGCGACCGCGTTCTGCTGCTCTGTCGTCCACTTGAAGTTCTTCAGGAACTGGGCCGCGTCGCCGCCCTTCTCGGCGAAGTCGGCGTTGAGCCACTTCTGGAGCGGGGTGTGCGGGTAGGCGCAGGCGACCTTCTCCGGGTCGGCGTCGCAACCCTCCTTGTACTCGGGCAGCTTGACCTCGACCATGTCGATCTCGGCGTTCAGCCACTGCGGCGTCCACCAGTACGTCAGGAAGGGCTTCTGCTCCTTCGCGTACTTCTTCATCGCCGTGATCTGGGCCGCCTCGGAACCGGCGTAGTTGGTCTTCAGATCCAGCTTCAGGTTCTTGATGATCGCGTCATCGTTGGTGACGTAGTCCGGCGAGCCCTCCAGCAGTTCGCCCTTGTCGCCGCTCTCCGCCGTCCTGAACTCCTTGGCGTACTTGTTGAGGTTCTTCCAGTCGGTGACATCGGGGTGCTTGTCGGCGAAGTACTTGGGGACGTACCAGCCGATGTGGCCGGTGACGCCCATGTCACCACCGCTGACGACGGTCTTCTTCGTCTCGACGTACTGCTTCTCCTCCTTGGGGTGGCCCCAGTCCTCCAGCACGGCGTCGATGTCGCCCTTGGACATTGCGTCCCAGGCGAGCACCTCGCCCATCTGCTGGGTCTTGACCTTGTAGCCGAGCTCCTTCTCCAGGATGTGCTTGGCCACGGCCACGTTGGCCTGGGCGCCGACCCACGAGGGGACGGTCAGCTTCACCGTCTTGTCGCCGCCGACGTCACTGCTCTTGCCGGTCTCGGCGGCGCTGCAGGCGGAGAGGGAAAGGACACCGAGGGCGCCGACGAGTGCAATGGCGGTGCGGGTGGTGCGTGAGTTTCGAACAGTACGCATGGGACTTGATACTCCTGTCGTTCAGGCAAAGAGGAACGGCTGTGCGGGGGTCAGTTGTGCTTGCGCGCGCCGCGCGCCGCAGGCTGGGTGATCCGGTCCAGGACGAGCCCCAGGCAGACGATGGCGATACCGGCCGTCATACCGAGGCCCATCTCGCCCCGGGACAGGCCCTTCACGACGTCGTACCCGAGCGCACCGCCACCGACGAGACCGCCGACGACGACCACGGCCAGCACCAGCACCACGCCCTGATTGACGGCGAGTTGCAGCGCCGGGCGAGCCAGCGGCAGCTGAACGCCGAAGAGCTGTTGGCGTGCGGACGAGCCGAGCGAACGCGCGGCCTCCATCGCGCCAGGGTCGACCTCGCGCAGGCCCTGGGTGGTGATCCGTACGACAGCGGGCAGCGCGTACACGACCGCGGCGACGATCGCCGATGTGCGGGTGGCGCCGAACAGCGCGACCACCGGGATCAGATACACGAACTGCGGCATCGTCTGCATCGCGTCCAGCAGCGGACGCAGCAACCGTTCCACCCATCCGGCGCGTGCGCTGAGCACACCGATGAGGATGCCCAGCACCAGCGTGACCACGAGCGCGGCCAGTACCTGGGACAGCGTGTCCAGGGACCTGCTCCAGACACCGAGCGCGCCGATGGCGCCCATCGCCGCGGTCGCCGTGAGCGCGGAGACCCAGTTGCCCACCAGCCAGGCCGCAGCCGCCACAAGCAGCAGCACCGACCACCATGGCAGCCACATCAGCGTGTCCCGCAGCGGGTTCAGGATCCACAGTGTGAACTCGCGTGCCCAGACCTCCACAAAGGCCAGATTGCCGGTGATCCACTCCTGCACCTGGTTCACCGGCGTGGAGATCTCGTACGTCCACGCCTCGGGCCAGGTGCTGGTGCGTACGGCGGCGGCGGCGCCGGCACCCAGGGCGACCAGCGCCCAGGCCCGCCCGCCGTGCAGCCAGCCGCCGCCCGGTTCCGTGGCGGCCAGGCGGTCACCCGCGGCGGCCGTCGTACGGTCCAGCCAGATCGCGATCAGCACGATCGGGACACCCGCGGCGAAGGCCTTGCCGACGTCTGTCGTGGACAGCGCCGAGTAGACCTCTTCGCCGAGGCCTCCGGCGCCGACCAGGGCGGCGATGACGACCATCGACAGCGCCATCATGATCGTCTGGTTGAGACCGAGCAGCATCTGCTTGCGGGCCAGCGGCAGCCGGGCCGTCCACAGCCGCTGCCAGCCGCTGGCGCCCAGCGACTGCGCGGCCTCCAGGGCGCCCGCGTCGGCGCCGCGCAGGCCCAACGCGGTGAGCCTCGCCATCGGCGGAGCCGCGTAGATCACCGTGCAGAACAGCGCGGCGGGCGTCCCGGTGCCGAAGACCAGCACGAACGGCAGCAGGTAAGCGAACGCCGGGAGCACCTGCATGGTGTCCAGCACCGGGCGCAGCGCCCGGTCGAAGCGGTCGAAGACTCCGGCGAGCAGTCCGATCAGCGCGCCGAGCAAGGCCGCCACCGCCACGGCCACCACCATGAGCGCGATGGTGATCAGGGTGGCGTCCCACATGCCGAGCAGTCCGCACACGGCGAACGCGCCGAGCGCGGTGAGCGCCACACGGGCGCCGCGCGCGCCGAGTCCGGCGGCACGCCAGGCGACCAGCACTCCGGCGGCGACCACGCCCAGCCAGCCGAGCGCGTCAAGGCCCTGGTACACGCCGTTGACCGCCTCGGTCGCCGTGTTGGACAGGTGCAGCAGGAAGTAGAGGAAGAGGGGGTGGGTGTCTCGGTTGTCGATCACCCAGTCGTTGGCGCCGTCGAGCGGCGCCGAGATGTCCACGGTCAGCGCCGTCGGCCAGGCCCCCCCGCCGAGCAGCAGTGCGCCGAGCACGATGAGCGCGGCGAGGGCGCCGCCGCCCGCGAGCAGTCCGCGCCGACGGCGTACGAAGTCGCCGAGTCCGCCGGCCTGCCCGGGTGCCGCGTCCGCGGCTCCAGGCCTGTCGGCCTTCGTCACTGAGTCCACTGTGATGCCGCTCATCCGCACCACCTCGCCTTCTGAGCCTGCCAGGTCATGGCCGTTCGTCCCGGTCCGTCCTTGCCTGTCATGCCGCCACCGCCTTCGGGTCGACACCGGCGACCACGGCGAGCAGCGCGGCGTGGTCGACCACACCGACGCAGCGGCCCTCGTCCATCACCCGGGCGGGCACGCCCACACGGGCGACCGCCTCGATGGCCTCGGAGACGGTGGCGTCGGGAGACACCGCGGGACCGGCCTCGGTCTCCTTGGCGTCGTCGACCGGGCGCATCGCCGTACGGACGGTCAGTACCTGCTCGCGCGGCACATCGCGGACGAAGTCCCGTACGTAGTCGTCGGCGGGCGAGCCCACTATCTCCTCGGGCGTGCCGAGCTGCACGATCCGGCCGTCGCGCATCAGCGCGATCCGGTCGCCGAGGCGCAGCGCCTCGCTCAGGTCATGGGTGATGAAGACCATCGTGCGGCCTTCCTCGCGGTGCAGCCGGACGACCTCATCCTGCATGTCGCGCCGGATCAGCGGGTCGAGCGCGCTGAACGGCTCGTCGAAGAGCAGCACCTCGGGGTCGACGGCGAGGGCGCGGGCGAGGCCGACGCGCTGCTGCTGACCGCCCGAGAGCTGGCCGGGGCGACGGTGCTCCATGCCCTCGAGCCCGACCTTGGCGACGAACTCGGCAGCCTTGGCGCGGCGGGCCGAGCGGCCGACGCCCTGGATCTCCAGGCCGTAGGCCACGTTGTCGAGCACGGAGCGGTGCGGCAGCAGGCCGAAGTGCTGGAACACCATCGACGCCCGGTGCCGGCGCAGTTCACGCAGCCGCGCCTTGTCCATGGACAGCACGTCCTCGCCGTCGATGGCGATCGAACCGGAGGTCGGTTCGATCAGCCGGGTCAGGCAGCGGACGAGTGTCGACTTTCCGGAGCCCGACAGACCCATGACGACGAACACCTCGCCCCGGCGCACGTCGAAGCTCACATCGCGCACAGCCGCGGTGCAGCCGGTGCGTTCGCGCAGCTCGGCGGGGTCGAGAGCGGCGAGTTCGGCCGACTGCGGGACACGGTCGGCCTTGGGTCCGAAGACCTTCCACAGGTCGCGTACGGCGAACACCGGTGAGTCGTCAGCGGCGGTCGGGGCATCGGCCGCGGTCGCCTCGGCGGCCTTGTCGGCCGCGGTGGCTTCGGCAGCCGCAGTGGCCTCAGTGGCTTTGGTCGTTTCGGTCATCGGGTCTCACTCCCCGCTTCCTTCAGCAGTTCGGCACACTTCTCGCCCACCATCAGGACGCCGATCATCGGGTTCACGGCCGGCATCGTCGGGAAGACGGACGCGTCCGCGATACGGATTCCGTCCATGCCCCTGACCTTCAGGTCGGGAGCGACCACCGCGAGTTCATCGGCCGCGGCACCCATGCGGCAGGTGCCGGCCGGGTGGTAGACGGTGTGCGCGACCTTGCGCGCGTACTCGTTGAGCTCCTCGTCGCCCGTCACCTCAGGGCCGGGGCAGACCTCCCGCTTCAGCCAGCCCGCGAGCGGCTCGGCCTGGGCGATCTCACGGGCGATGCGGATGCCGTCCACGAGGGTGCGGCCGTCGTAGTCGTCCTCGTCCGTGAAGTAGCGGAAGTCGAGCGCGGGCTTGACCTCCGGGTCGGGGCTGGTGAGGTAGACCCGGCCGCGGCTGCGCGGCTTGGGGATGTTCGGCGTCATCGACACACCGTGCGGCGGGCGTTCGTAGCCGAGCCGCTCCGGATTGTCGGTGAACGGGATCTGGTAGAAGTGGAACATCAGGTCAGGGCCCTGGTGTTCGGGGTCCCGGCGGACGAACAGACCGGCGTCGGAGTCCATCGCCGAGTTCTCCGGAATCGGCCCGTGGGTCTCCCAGACGATCACCGACTCGGGGTGGTCGAGCAGGTTCTCGCCGACACCCGGCAGGTCGTGGACGGCGGGGATGCCCAGCGCCTCCAGGTCGGACTTGGGCCCGATTCCGGAGTGCATCAGCAGCCGCGGAGTGTCGACCGCGCCGGCGCAGACGATGACCTCGCGCCGCGCGGTGATCAGCCGCTCCTCGCCGTCCTTGCCGCGCACATGGACGCCGGTGGCGCGGGTGCCGTCCAGCTCCAGCCGGTAGGCCCAGGTCTCCAGCAGGATGGTGAGGTTGGGCCGCTCGTCCATGACCGGATGGAGATAGGCCACCGAAGCCGACGAGCGCTTGTTGTTCCCGGGGTGGTAGGCGAGGTCGAAGAAGCCGACACCGTCGTCGAACGGCTTCTTGTTGAAGCCCTCGACGCGAGGGACCCCGAGCGCGGACTGGGCGGCGTCCACGAAGTCGCGTGCGATCGCGTTACGGTCCGCCTCATCCACCGGCACGATGTTGTTGAGCAGCCGGTCGAAGTACGGGTCCATCGCCGCCGCGTTCCAGCCCTCGGCTCCGGACTCCGCCCATTCGTCCCAGTCGGACGGCAGCGGCTTGAAGGCGATGAGGGTGTTGTGCGACGAGCAGCCGCCGAGCACCCGGGCGCGGCTGTGCCGGATGTGCGAGTTGCCGCGTGGCTGCTCGGTGGTGGGGTAGTCGTAGTCCAGCTCCCCGCCGAGCAGACCCATCCAGCGGCGCAGGGTCAGCACGTCATCGCGGCCGACGTCGCTCGGACCGCCCTCGATGACGGCGACGGTGGTGTCCGGGTTCTCGGTGAGGCGGGAGGCGATCACCGAACCCGCGGTACCGCCCCCGACCACGACATAGTCGTACTCGGGTATGTGCTTGGCCTTGTTCATGGTGTGTTTTCCGCTCCGCGTCTGTCTCAGCCTGCGAACCAGCGCACGGGGCGCGGGGCGAGGTTCTGGTAGATGTGCTTGGTCTCGCGGTACTCGGCGAGCCCTGCCGGGCCCAGTTCCCGGCCGATGCCGGACTTGCCGAAACCGCCCCACTCCGCCTGCGGGAGGTAGGGGTGGAAGTCGTTGATCCAGACCGTGCCGTGGCGCAGCCGCCCGGCGACCCGCCTGGCACGCCCGGGGTCGCCGCTCCACACGGCGCCCGCGAGGCCGTACTCGGTGTCGTTGGCGAGGGCGACGGCCTCGTCCTCGGTGCGGAAGGTCTCCACGGTCAGGACCGGACCGAAGACCTCCTCGCGGATCACCCGCATGCCGCGATGGCAGCGGTCGAGGACGGTGGGCCGGTAGAAGTAGCCGGGGCCTTCGGGCCGGATGCCGCCCGCGCGCAGCACGGCGCCTTCGGTCAGGGCGGACGCCACGTAGTCCTCGGTCCTGGCGAGCTGCTGCGCGGAGACGAGGGGGCCGCACTCGACGCCCTCGTCCGTGCCGCGGCCGATACGGATCTTCTCGGCGCGGCGGGCGAGCTCGTCGACGAAACGCTCGCGCAGGGACTCCTCGATGATCAGCCGGGAACCGGCCGAGCAGACCTGGCCGCTGTGGATGAAGGCGGCGTTGAGGGCCTGGTCCACGGCGGTGTCGAAGCCCGCGGCGGTGGCGCAGGCGTCGGCGAAGACCACGTTCGGGTTCTTGCCGCCGAGTTCCAGGGCGACCTTCTTGACGGTGTCGGCGGCGGCGCGCATGACCTTGGTGCCGCTGACGATGCCGCCGGTGAAGGACACGAGGTCGACATCCGGGTGCTCGGCGAGGCGCGCGCCGACGGTGTCGCCGGCGCCGGTGACGATATTGGCGACACCGGCGGGGAGTCCCGCCTCCTGGAGCAGACGGATCAGCGCGACCGTGGTCAGCGGGGTGATCTCGCTGGGCTTGATCACGAAGGTGTTGCCGGCGGCGAGCGCCGGGGCGATCTTCCAGCTGGCCTGGAGCAGCGGGTAGTTCCAGGGCGTGATCAGCGCGCACACGCCCACGGGCTCATGCACGACCACGCTGTGGATCTCGCTGGAACCGGCGTCCACGACACGACCGGTCTCGTTCACGACCAGGTCGGCGAAGTACGCGAACGCGTCGGCGACGCAGTCGATGTCGACCCGACCTTCCTCCACCGTCTTGCCGGCGTCCTGGCTCTCGAGCAGCCCGAGCTGCTCGCGGTCACGGCGCAGCAGCCCCGCGACCCGCCGCAGCAGGGCGGCCCGCTCGGCCACCGGAGTCCGGGGCCAGTCACCGTGGTCGAACGCGCGGCGCGCGGCGTCGATCGCTGCATCGGTATCCGCGACGCCACCCTCCGCCACGACGGCGAAGGCGGTGGCGTCGACGGGGTCGAGGATCTCTCGCGTGGCCCCGGAGGCAGCTTTGCGCCAATCTCCGTCCACGTGGATGGTCAGTTGTACCGACACGTCGCGTTTGGCCTTCCATTCCCGGTATGTCTCCCACCAGCAAAGACTGGTGAGCGGATCGCCTGCCCCGGGGTCGGGAAAGCATGCGTGGAGGCTGGCCGGAAGTGGCCGGCCTCACTCCTGTCGGGCAGACCGAGAGGCCTGGGACGCCGGGCGACGACACGAGGGGGCCGCGCTCCGGCAGAGGTCAGCACGTATGGCGCGACGGAGAGCGAGCGAGCACTACCGCTACGTGACACATACGCCGGTGCCGGGCTCGACGGCTACCCGGTGCGGCCCCGGCAACCCCACCTGGTCAGCGGAGGCGGAAACACCAGCGACGAGGCGGAACACCGGCGTCCCGTGTGCCGGTGCCCTTTCGCCGCGCACCGCTACCGCGCACCACCGCTCGTACTCGGCGCCGATGGGTCGTGAACGCCCGGCAGGTCAGTCGTGCGACGCCCTGGCCACGACGAACGACACCAGCCGGGCCGCTCCGGCGCCGAGTGCCGACCAGCCGGTGTCCACGGCGAACACGGCGAAGGCAGAGGTGGGGAACTTCTCCGTCATCCAGGCGAGGGAGTCCGGGTCCGCGTCGCCGCTGAGCGCGGCGGCAAGCTCCTCGATGCCGGGGTTGTGGCCCACCAGCAGCGCCGTGACCGTGTCCGGGGACACCTCGCGCAGCACGGCCATGAGCTCATCGGATCCGGCCTCGTACACCCGGTCGTCGTAGGTCACCGGCAGCTGCCCGCCACCTAGGGGCGCGGCTGCGTTCTCCCAGGTCTCGCGGGTGCGGCGGGACGGGGAGCAGATCACCAGATCCGGTACGCAGTCCATCTCGCGCAGCAACCGGCCGGCCTCCGCGGCGTCGTCACGGCCCTGCGGGGCCAGCGGGCGCTCATGGTCCTCGACGCCCTGAGGCCTCGCGGATTTGGCATGCCGCAGCAGCACCAGACGGATGCCGCTCTGCTCGTTTCCGCTACCGGGAGTCATGGCCCCAGGTTGACACAGGGCCCGTCAAAGCGCTCTGGGGCGCCACACCGCGGTGTGGCGCCCCAGAGCGAAGTTACTGAATGCGGCGGAAGCCGCATGGCATCCGAATGAACTAGATGAGGCCGAGGCCGCGAACCGCCTCGCGCTCCTCCGCCAGCTCGGCGACGGACGCATCGATACGGGTGCGGGAGAACTCGTTGACGTCCAGACCCTGGACGATCTCGTACTTGCCGTCCTTGCAGGTGACGGGGAAGGAGGAGATCAGCCCCTCCGGCACATCGTAGGAGCCGTCGGACGGGATACCCATGGAGGTCCAGTCGCCCTCGGCGGTGCCGTTGACCCAGGTGTGGACGTGGTCGACGGCGGCGTTGGCGGCGGAGGCCGCGGACGAGGCGCCGCGGGCCTCGATGATCGCCGCGCCACGCTTGGCGACGGTCGGGATGAAGGTGTCCGCCAGCCAGGCCTGGTCGTTGACGATCTCCGCCGCGTTCTTGCCGGCGATCTCCGCGTGGAAGATGTCCGGGTACTGGGTCGCGGAGTGGTTGCCCCAGATGGTGAGGCGCTTGATGTCGGAGACGGCGGCGCCGGTCTTGGCGGCCAGCTGCGAGATCGCGCGGTTGTGGTCGAGGCGGGTCATCGCCGTGAAGCGCTCGGCGGGTACGTCCGGGGCCGCGGCCTGCGCGATGAGCGCGTTGGTGTTGGCCGGGTTGCCCACGACGAGGACCTTGATGTCGTCCGCGGCGTGGTCATTGATGGCCTTGCCCTGCGGCTTGAAGATGCCGCCGTTGGCGGAGAGCAGGTCACCGCGCTCCATGCCCTTGGTCCGCGGACGGGCGCCGACCAGCAGCGCGATGTTGGCTCCGTCGAACGCCACGTTCGGGTCGTCGGTGATCTCGATGCCCTGGAGCAGCGGGAAGGCGCAGTCGTCGAGCTCCATGGCGGTGCCCTCGGCGGCCTTCAGACCCTGCGGGATCTCCAGCAGGCGCAGCTTGACCGGCACATCCGCGCCGAGCAGCTGGCCGGAAGCGATGCGGAAGAGCAGTGCGTAACCGATCTGGCCGGCCGCGCCGGTGACGGTGACATTCACGGGAGTGCGGGTCATAGCGATCTCCGTAAGACAGCTGGCGGTGGGGTTCCCTGCCCCGGGTGCTGGATATCACCGCACCGGCGTGATCGATGCGTCGTGGCGATGAAGACACCGTCGTGATCGATCTCTCGACGTGAAGAGATATCCGGCGTCAGGCTATCCGACCCGGAGCCACCCCACTGCCGCCCCCTGCGCAGTGCCGCCCCCATGTGGTGCGGCTCACTCGGGCCGCACTCCGGCCGGCAGGGCGCGCGGGCGCGTTCGGGGGCGCGGCGGCACGGAACGCGTGGGGCGCCCTGCGCCGCGCGCACTGCTCACTGCTCACTGCTCACTGCTCGGTCGTACATCCCTTCGTCCCGGCCGTCAGGGTCGCGCAGGCCTTGGCCTCCGCCTCCGAAGTCGCCGCGACCATCGGGGTGTAGGCGTCGCCGTCCGCGTTGACCAGGCCGTTCTCCGCGGCGTCGCCCGCCGATATCGATACCGTGTCCCCCGCCGCCGCTTCGGTTATCCGCGCCCAGGCAGCCGCGCAGGTCTCGCTGTAGCGGACCTCGACCACGGCCGTACCGACGGTGGCTCGCGCGGAGGTCACGGCGAGCTGACCGCCACACCCCATGCTCTCCGGGTCCTGACCCGTGCAGTCGGCACCGGAGCACTTGACCCCTGCGGGCAGCTCGGGGGCGCTGATGCGGGGAGTGGCGGACGGCGCCTCGGCCACGGTCCGGCCTTCGGGCTTGTCACCACCACCCCCGAGGTCCGTCAGCAGTACGGCTGCCGCGACCACCAGCAGCGCGCCGACGACACCTGCGATGAACAGCGGCGCCCTGCTGCGACCGCCTCGCCCACCCACCGCACCCGGCTCGGCGGCACGCCCTCCGGCACGCTGCTGGGGAATGGAGTGCAGCCCACCCTCCCGAGCGGGACCGTGGGCATCACCGTACGCATCACCGCCAGGGCCGGACGCTTCCGCTGTCCTCGAGAAGCCTGCCCTCGGGCCGGATCCGCCCGACAGGCCCGGCGCGTCCGCGCCGAACTCCCCGAGCGCCGCCCGTGCCTGCGAAATGCGGATGGCCTCCATCGTCATGTCGTGCCGCATCTCGGAGCGGCTCCAGGCACGCTCCGCCAGCTCCCACATGGTGGTGAGGTGGGCCGGGTTCGTACCCGTCACCTCGGCGAGCGCCACGATCGCGCGCTTGGGTGCGAGCAGCCGGCCGTTCAGATAGCGCTCCCACGACGTCTTGCTGAATCCCGTCCGGTCCGAGACGGCCGCGACGCTCAGCCCACTGCGGTCCACGAGCCGCCGCAGCTGGTTGGCGAATTCCTTGACCTGAGGGTCCAGCTCTTCCGGTAGCGCCTTCCAACGAGGCATTGCTCCCCCTTGTCCCCCCGACGTGCCTGATGTGCCCCGCGCTGTAGTGCCCCTGCCACAACCCCGGGTCGCCGGGAGGGACGCGCAGAGTCAGGATGTTAGTTCCTATGCCCCGGGCGCACGGGGGCATTCGGGACATATACGCACGCCCATGTGTGCTCGCGTCCAGAAAGCCCGCCCCAGTCTCGCATCCGCGCGCCACGTTCACACCACGGCGGAATCGTCACCTCCGCGCCACAGACACCTGATCGCGCTTGCGTCACGCTTGGCGCGCGCATGACGCTGTTGCCCATGGCGGCGCCCGTCCTCCCACGGGGGAGAGGGCGGGCCCGTCACAGCGCGGCAGCGCACAAGCCGAACGAGCACGACACAGGCGTCGGACGAGCACGAGCGCGGCCACGAGCACCCCCGCCACCCCAGCCGCCGACAGCACGAACGAAGCCACAACACCCGCACGGCGGTGCACCCGAGCCGTCCACGGGCAGGCGATCCCGGAGCGATCCACCGCAGAACGAGCCGTCCCCGAGCGGGCCGCCGGACACCGCCGCCTCTCCCAGGGAGGGCTCGGCCGGACTCGACCCTCGTTTGCCACCACCTCGGCCGACCTGCGTCCCATAAGATCCCCAGCCGTCGGTTTTCCCTGGATAGACGCGGAGTTGGCGCCGGGGGAGGCAGTAGCCGGCGTCGTGCGCCCGCCGGGGCCTGCGGGACAGCCCTTAGCGAAGGGTGAAGCGGACCGCGTCCTCCAAGAACGGGATCTCCAGCCAGGGCTCGGGTTGAGCCATCAGCGCGAGCAGCACGATCACGACTCCGAGCAACCCGTACGTGACCATGTCGGTGAACCGTG
This DNA window, taken from Streptomyces sp. SCSIO 30461, encodes the following:
- a CDS encoding helix-turn-helix domain-containing protein, which translates into the protein MPRWKALPEELDPQVKEFANQLRRLVDRSGLSVAAVSDRTGFSKTSWERYLNGRLLAPKRAIVALAEVTGTNPAHLTTMWELAERAWSRSEMRHDMTMEAIRISQARAALGEFGADAPGLSGGSGPRAGFSRTAEASGPGGDAYGDAHGPAREGGLHSIPQQRAGGRAAEPGAVGGRGGRSRAPLFIAGVVGALLVVAAAVLLTDLGGGGDKPEGRTVAEAPSATPRISAPELPAGVKCSGADCTGQDPESMGCGGQLAVTSARATVGTAVVEVRYSETCAAAWARITEAAAGDTVSISAGDAAENGLVNADGDAYTPMVAATSEAEAKACATLTAGTKGCTTEQ